From the Gossypium hirsutum isolate 1008001.06 chromosome A02, Gossypium_hirsutum_v2.1, whole genome shotgun sequence genome, the window tatatatttggtagGTTATTTTATTATAGGAATCAGATCAAATTAATATCTCTATTATTACATCagttaatttaatctttatattattaaaaagaattaaataaaatcaacttTCAAAAgagttaattttactatttaaaaaatgttaattattGTTTAGTAGACTTATATTCTGAaggtatttttttttatgatgttgtagataaaatattttatttggagTTGATTtatagatgaaaaaaatatttttttatgatatttttcaaaCCGTAAATGTTAACTCTTTTCCACTTTAGTCTTATTGGGTGCATTTCACTTTCTTGCTAATTTTGTAATTAACTTCGGTAACTTTTGTTGTTCTCTTATGGCATTTGTATTTAACTGCATTAAGCTCAGATCTCTTATTCTTTCTAAcaatttttgtaataaaattataagATGTAAAATCATACAAATATAACTAAAAGACTTCTTTTGTGTGTTTTCTGTTTTGAAGGAGACATGTACTTGTTGAAACACACCAACCTGAAGCATTCTTGTCCTTTTATGAAATAAAAGATAACCAATGTAGTGCAATTAGAATACATAGAGCTGAAGCATCCACAACAAGTGCATAATTAAATACTAAATGTAATTATAAAGAAACAAATAGCTATTGGGAGAATATAAAGCATCAAGCAAATATGTACAATCACATTCTCCAATTACAATAAATTCTAGATTCAACAATCAAACATCAATGCAAGCTTAACTAGTGTTTGCTCCATATTATTACATGAAATTTATCTAAAACTTATAAATAGGAAAAACCAAATTACATTGACGACAACAACTAACATCACAAGTAACAAAGCGAAGATCAAACTCTCTTTTTCAGTCTTAGAGTTTTCATGCAAATGATTAGGTCTAAATTGCTACATGGGCCAGTCCCACCATCGCTGTAGAGAACGGGGTTCTACACAATTCCAGTGGACAATATACTTACACTCTGACTTTAAGCATTCAAGAGCTAGATCTTCACAGGGCTTACGACATTTATCACAATTTGGGTAGTAATATATCTTCTTCACAGTGGTGAGTGGGTGTGGATGATATCTTACATTTCGAATGATCTGGAGTTTGACAAATGGATATTTTCCAAGAACACAATCAACATGAGCAAAAGTATCACATTTTGCACAATGATAAAACCAACTGTTTGAGTCTCGACTTTCTTCACAAATATCGCAATAATGACGTTCTGAATAACTATTATCATTATAATCTATGAGTGAAAGAATATGTTCATCGCATTTGTGATGAACTGTAATTGGAAGTGAAAAGCATCCAAGATGTAGTACAAAATTGCAAACCTTACAACGAAATGCTGCCTTTGTAGTATAACCACAAGCATTGCACTTCCCATTGTAGTATCTGTAGTAAAAGAGGGGGTGTTCATGTTTCAAACATATTCGAGGACAAGGAGTAAGAGCAAGCACACATTGGAGGCATTTTTTTGCTTTACATCCACAACATTCATAAGCAAAGGCATTACACACATTCAAACATTCTCGACACCTAAAAACCCTGTCAGAAATAAGGGCAAGAGGTTTTTGGCACAAATGATGCCAAACATCCTTCATCTTAGGTAATTCAGCGCACGCTTTATGAAGGAAGAAATCACAAAATGAACAGGAGTAAAATGGTCCCAAGATTGGCAACAAACACCTGTCACAACCATTTACGTTCCTTTCAACAAAGGGACTTAACATTAGATTATgtatatgcttgaaatgttttatttttgtagCTTCTCCAGCATCGTTGCTCTCTAAAACAGTGAAGGAACTTTCATAGGGCATCTCATCTTCATTTTCTGGTGAAACTATCGAATATGAGCGTTCATCCTCTGTCACACAACGCACATGGAATATAGCATTGCACTTTGAACAATAGTAACTACCATGCTCTGTATTGACttcatcatggcatatcatgcAATTCAAAACTCCAAAATCTTCTATGTGATGGAAATATGTGTGAAGAAGGCGATGGTCATGCCACTTACTTTTGATAATGCGAGGcaataaaatgcaatttttatggaTTATAATGTTACATGTACTACATTTATGGCCAACATGATTTCCCTCGATACCACACGCATCACAAGTGAATGGAACTTGTCTAAAAAACAAGGTGAATGGATGTTCATGATTTGTACTCTTAATAACTTGTAATGGTGATTGTGATGCGCATTCAATGTGAACGACAAACTTACAAGGAGAGCAACCATAAACAAATCCTATAGCCTTCCGATTGGTTTCTCCGCATATCTTGCAAGAGAGCCGTTCGCTATTAAATTGTAGAGCAAGAGGATGCTTGCGATGACACACATGATTCAGTTTGACAGGAAGCTTAGCGCATTTCTCATGTAAATTAAATCCGCAGGCAGAAGAAAAGTGTGTATACTTTGATAATGGTTCCCAGCATCCAAAGCACTCTCTAACATCTTCAAGTTCTTCATCACCATTTTCATCTTCAAGTTCTTCATGACCATTTTCAGTGGAAATCAAAGGATGTTGAAGGGCAACATGCTCAAACTCTTTCAAATTATTCTCAGCaattttaaatgtaaataaaGCACATTTAATATGAAAGTTCAATCCGCAAGAGCAGTAGTAAACAAAATTATTACCGCCTTTACCGTAAAAATTGCAAATGTACCCTCCAGATGAATAAGGTGCATTTTGCATAAGAAGAAGAGGATGGTTGAGATGAAAAGGGTGATTAAGCTCCAAAGGTGCCTCGGCGCATACCTTGTGAAGGTAAAACCCGCAATGCTCCGCACAGCATAAACATGGAGTAGACCCCTTCTCCCCACACCTGGAGCAATCAGTTACACCACTTTGATTGTGGATTAGTTGGTCTTGATTCAAGATAAGAAGCAGGGGATGTTGGTGCCCATAATTGTTTGACTCCTCTATTTCTCCTTCCTCTTTGGTTTTTTGCATTGACGTAGGAAGAAAAAAACTGAAACTCAATGTTTGAAGTATAGTACAAAttggaaagagagagagagagtccAAAAGCAAGATTACAAGTGAAGAAATATAATGATCGAGAGCATTTGATATTTAGAGGCAGAGGCAGAGGGTTGCTTATAGTAAACAATAGAGGTGAACTCAAATGGGTAGTCAATGCTCTTTTATCTTATCTTTTTGTTGTCCACACTTGCTATTCCATGGTGGGTTGATTCgatatttttgagattttttctttttataaaacctttttgttttctttcgaAAGTTCCATATTATTCTATACACCATATGTGTGTGAAATTATAAGAAGAAAACTCTGAAGAGAAACATCTTATTCAAAGACTTGCTTAATACATGCAGGTTGCACGTATTTATACATGCATGAGAGCTGAAGCTGACAGACGTTACAGCAACCTTTCTAACTGCTATCATCTTTAACTGCTAACAGACTAACTGCTAACAGACTTACATCGGTACAACGGTTTTGACTATATTACAACTGCTTTGACTATATTAACTCTAACATTCCCTTAACATTTCTTTGGACTTTTGATCACTAATTTCACTTACTGACAGCACTTGAAGAAGTAGACACCTAGCTCAGATAAGCTTTTGGTTTGAAAATGCCAACTTTACTCCTTGTGATCATGGAATGAGTATTTGTTGGGACAGAATGAGTGGTTTGTATTGGAATAGGTGGTGAGGCTGAAGGTGATATGGATGGAGTGGACGGTAATTGGACTAACGTGGAAGAAGAAGGTTGTGTTGGTATATGTGATAAAGCCGTAGGTAATATGGGTGAGGTGGATGGTGAGTGAGCTAATGTTGAATAAGTGGGCTGTGAAATAGGCATTGTAGTTGTTGGAGTAGATGAGACAGATGTTGAAGAAATATTAGTAGAAATGATATTAGGTGAGGTGTTATGATGAGCTACAGGACTAGGCTTTATGACAaacaattttgaatttatttgtgaAGTGTTAGATATGGACGGCTTGACTATTGAGGTATGAGTTTTATAGGGAAAAATAGCTTCATTAAATGTGACATGACGGCTAATGTAAATTTTTCCTGTAGGGTCTCTACATTTGTAACATTTGTGCAAGGGAGAATAGCCAAGAAAAACACAGGGAGTGGATCgaaattgtaattttgttttGTTGAAAGGTCTCAGATTAGGAAAGCATAGACAACCAAACGTTCGAAGGAAAGAATAATTTGGCtttgttttaaaaagtttttCATATGGGGATATATCACCTAAGGGTTGAGAGGGTAATCTATTAATCAAGAATATTGCACTGCAAAATGCTTCATTCCAGAATAACAAGGGCATAGTGGCATGAGCTAGCATAGACAGACCGATTTCAACTACCTGGCGATGTTTTCGTTCGACAAGCCCATTTTGAGCTGATGTGTATGGACATGTGAGCCTCTGTAGAATCCCATGTTGACTCAAATAGTTCTTCAAAGCCTGAAACTCCCCTCCCCCATCAGTTTGTAGAACTTTGAGCTTAGTACCAAGCATCCTCTCAGCTTGAAGGTGAAACTGTGGAAATACAGTAGCAATATCAGACTTATTCTTCAAAAAATAGAGCCA encodes:
- the LOC107927340 gene encoding uncharacterized protein, giving the protein MQKTKEEGEIEESNNYGHQHPLLLILNQDQLIHNQSGVTDCSRCGEKGSTPCLCCAEHCGFYLHKVCAEAPLELNHPFHLNHPLLLMQNAPYSSGGYICNFYGKGGNNFVYYCSCGLNFHIKCALFTFKIAENNLKEFEHVALQHPLISTENGHEELEDENGDEELEDVRECFGCWEPLSKYTHFSSACGFNLHEKCAKLPVKLNHVCHRKHPLALQFNSERLSCKICGETNRKAIGFVYGCSP